From Xyrauchen texanus isolate HMW12.3.18 chromosome 9, RBS_HiC_50CHRs, whole genome shotgun sequence, the proteins below share one genomic window:
- the LOC127649047 gene encoding angiomotin-like 2a, with protein sequence MRGEEASSTVLHRLIQEQLRYGNPTDAHTLLAIQQQALRRGGGIGGASSPQSSSESLGQEEPHSPQLSARQEPQGQEHRVDYQQSENYTTYPHHGEELPTYEQAKAQSQYLASHCQPQRGCSLQDNVTHQKPCEEEDSWDTKQGHAFSLSERLLQLTLERNTSKSSAFGSFYSYPQIYHANQYFEHSQQGLEIYKQGPQTEYPFAVQPQGFMLRQDLEYDQCYRPPPPFHSQHNRIVPSTQTPEIFHIFSKSPPAGREDLACSRSQLEMLIKENKRLRQELEGHSEKALKIQKLEQEIQRISEAYDTLMQGCAKRETLEQALRNKLMGEIKRLQHSNIQAAKEVEDADQKQHVIVKLLLHNEEQQLQCARLEQEVQHLQNEAEKQQRRSEALETTLKSTQTHSQQLRIELQRKSAYVEKVERLQGALAQLQAACEKREGLEIRLRTRLEQELRSLRNQQRQHKPVSGVSHMSVSTLQELLHEKEECILSLEADKTRWEQKYLEEKTMREFALDAAATAAAQRDTTIINHSPCHSSNTSFIEELPSSEHRNQEVENRIRALYTQILEKDTVIDILKKRLQQEQGNGGLGCLRPATSVPSISTLYPTETCIGQGKGKSHSDEQTACTSCSKLTLVAAQGQFEPESNSNNVQQPSPPMDHFKGLDDMEAEAVEIFI encoded by the exons atgagagGTGAAGAAGCATCTAGCACTGTCCTGCACAGACTGATCCAAGAGCAGCTTCGTTATGGAAATCCCACAGATGCCCACACACTCCTAGCCATCCAACAGCAGGCCCTGCGACGAGGAGGAGGCATTGGAGGAGCTAGTTCTCCACAGTCTTCATCTGAGAGCCTTGGCCAGGAGGAGCCCCATTCTCCTCAGCTCTCTGCCCGCCAAGAGCCCCAGGGCCAGGAGCACCGGGTGGACTACCAGCAATCTGAGAACTACACAACATACCCCCACCATGGCGAGGAGCTGCCCACCTACGAACAAGCCAAGGCACAGTCCCAGTATTTGGCTTCCCACTGCCAACCACAAAGGGGCTGCTCACTCCAGGACAATGTAACCCATCAGAAGCCCTGTGAGGAAGAGGATAGCTGGGATACAAAGCAGGGCCATGCATTTTCACTCAGTGAGCGGCTTCTGCAGCTCACTTTAGAGCGGAACACTAGCAAATCTTCTGCCTTTGGCTCCTTCTATAGTTACCCTCAGATATATCATGCAAACCAGTACTTTGAACATAGCCAGCAAGGCTTGGAGATCTATAAGCAGGGTCCTCAAACTGAGTACCCATTTGCTGTACAGCCACAAGGATTCATGCTAAGACAAGATCTGGAGTATGATCAATGTTACAGACCTCCGCCACCATTCCATTCCCAGCACAACAG AATTGTGCCGTCTACGCAGACACCAGAGATCTTTCATATATTCTCCAAATCACCCCCTGCTGGCAGGGAGGACTTAGCTTGCAGCCGCAGTCAACTGGAGATGCTCATAAAAGAGAATAAGAGACTGAGACAAGAGCTGGAGGGACACTCTGAGAAAGCCCTAAAAATTCAGAAG CTGGAACAAGAGATCCAGAGGATTTCAGAGGCCTATGACACTCTGATGCAGGGCTGTGCTAAACGAGAAACCCTGGAGCAAGCACTGAGAAACAAGCTGATGGGTGAGATCAAGAGGCTGCAACATTCAAACATTCAAGCGGCAAAGGAAGTTGAAGATGCTGACCAGAAACAACACGTTATTGTCAAACTTCTTCTGCATA ATGAAGAGCAGCAGCTGCAGTGTGCGCGTCTGGAGCAGGAGGTGCAGCATCTGCAAAATGAAGCAGAGAAGCAGCAGCGCAGGAGTGAGGCCCTGGAGACCACGCTGAagtccacacagacacacagccaGCAGCTGAGGATCGAGCTGCAGCGGAAGAGCGCATATGTGGAGAAGGTTGAGCGTCTACAGGGGGCTTTGGCTCAACTGCAAGCAGCTTGTGAGAAGAGAGAAGGGCTGGAAATTCGCCTGCGGACACGGCTTGAACAGGAACTGCGCAGTCTACGAAATCAGCAG AGACAACATAAACCAGTCAGTGGAGTGTCCCATATGAGTGTGTCCACTCTACAGGAGCTTCTGCATGAGAAAGAAGAGTGTATCCTGTCCCTGGAGGCTGACAAGACACGCTGGGAGCAGAAATACTTGGAGGAGAAGACCATGAGGGAGTTTGCGTTGGATGCTGCTGCCACCGCTGCAGCTCAAAG AGACACCACCATTATCAACCATTCGCCCTGCCATTCCTCCAACACCAGTTTTATTGAGGAGCTTCCATCATCTGAGCACAGGAACCAGGAGGTAGAGAACAG GATTCGTGCTCTGTACACCCAGATCCTGGAGAAGGACACGGTTATTGACATCCTAAAGAAGAGGCTGCAACAGGAGCAAGGGAATGGAGGGTTAGGATGCCTCCGCCCAGCCACTTCTGTGCCCTCCATCAGCACCTTATATCCCACTGAGACATGCATTGGCCAGGGCAAAG GGAAGAGTCATTCAGATGAACAGACAGCTTGTACGTCATGTTCCAAACTCACTCTGGTAGCAGCCCAGGGACAGTTTGAGCCAGAGTCCAACTCCA ATAACGTGCAGCAACCATCTCCACCTATGGATCACTTCAAGGGTTTGGATGATATGGAGGCTGAAGCAGTGGAGATCTTCATATGA